The stretch of DNA GAACAGTATTTCATGCCTCACCTCGTTTGGCTCTTGGGAAAGGCTGCAGGCCAGAAGTGTGCCTGTGTTGTTGATATCCCGCTGAGTGACTGGTGTGGCTATCCTGAAATTCCTCCCTTCTGAAAAGTGGGTCTGACCAGGCCTTAGGAGGGTAAAAGGAGGAACAACATCTCCTCCAATGAAGGCTGTAGGGAATTCCATTTTTTCCTCCTGGCTCAAGCGTACTGAGAATGTGTCAAAGTGTCCTCCCACAGGAATAGAGTTCCTACCCTTCAGGTCGCTGGTCCAACCCACATCTGAGTGTCTTCCTTTCAATCTTTTAAGACACTTCATAGCTAAAAACACAAAGGCCAGAGCAGAAAGTCCTGAGATTGTGATCAGAGCAATAATGAGTTGCAAGGTCAGTTGAGAGAGCCCTTCTTGTTCCATGGTGGACTCTCTGAGGTCTGCTGTGCCCAACTCATGCTCATGCTCTAGATTAAGAATCAGAGTGGCTGTGGCAGACAGAGGTGGCTTCCCATTGTCCAAGATCTCAACAACCAACTCTTGGGAAGGGGCATCTTGTTCCAGGAGGGCTCGGACTGTTCGGATCTCCCCTGTGAATGACGAGACTTGGAAAAGGCTTGGGTCTGTGGCTTGCTGCAACTTATAAGAAACCCATGCATTATGCCCAGAGTCTGCATCTACAGCTGTAACTTTGGTTACCAGGTAACCTCCTTTTGCAGAAAAAGGGACTGGCTGCTGGGCTAGGACCCCCTTCTTGGTTACAGGGTATACAACGAGAGGAGCATTATCATTCTGGTCTATGATGTAAATAGAGACAGTCACATTGGCACAGAGTGGAGGAGAACCATTATCCTTAGCTTGAATCTGGAAAGCCAGTTGCTGGGTTTGCTCATAGTCAAATGAGCAGCCACTGTAGATAGTGCCGTTCTCCATAACATAGACATAGGAGGAAATGGGCATTCCATTTATGATATGCTCCACTAACGAATAAGACAGGTGTGAGTTCTGGCCCAGATCAGGGTCAAAGGCAGATATAGAAATGATTGGCAGCCCCAGAGCATTGTTCTCAGTTACGAGGGTCTCATATGCAGGCTGTGAGAAGTGGGGTGGGTTATCATTCAGGTCAGATATATTTACAAGGAAGTTTCTTTGACTGGAGAGAGGTGGAGAACCAGAATCTGTAGCTGTGATCATAACTTTGTACTGTGAGATTTCCTCCCGATCTAGGGGGCCACTGGTGATCAAAGAGTAGTGGTTCTTAAAGGAAGGTACAATCTGGAAGGGGACATCTGCAGGGAGATGAAGCTGTACCTCTCCATTTCCCCCAGAATCTGCATCACTGACTCTGAGGAGCCCTGCTGTGGTACCTGGGGGAGCATCTTCTGGTATGGTGGTGGTGAGGGAAGTGAACCTAATGATAGGCTCATTGTCATTCACATCCACTACCTCCACTAAGATGTTGCAGTGTGCATCCATGGAAGGTGACCCTTGGTCTTTGGCCCTCACATCAATTTCATACAATGTGTCATATTCATAATCCACACTTCCCAGGACTCGTATCTCCCCAGTCTCCTCATTAAGGCTGAACATTTTCCGGATTTTCTGTGGAGTGTGGTTGCTGAAGGAGTAG from Zootoca vivipara chromosome 8, rZooViv1.1, whole genome shotgun sequence encodes:
- the LOC132592566 gene encoding protocadherin gamma-C4-like, with the translated sequence MLSLEERLLLPWQVRALLLVSVSLQSAGEMTQLHYSIPEELAPGAFVGDVAKDLGLDAARVVSRQLQIMAGSAEKYFEAKVPNGVLVVKERLDREQLCGPSLHCLLYLELLLANPTASHRVEVELLDVNDNDPVFLTSLTHLEIAESAMPGARFPLESAEDLDIGMNSVSTYQLSPRGQFSLSVKSHKGGSKPELVLEKALDREQQQRYPLVLTALDGGVPAKSGTAKILVSVIDANDNPPVFNQSVYKVSLLENAPVGTLVIHLQATDNDEAANGKVSYSFSNHTPQKIRKMFSLNEETGEIRVLGSVDYEYDTLYEIDVRAKDQGSPSMDAHCNILVEVVDVNDNEPIIRFTSLTTTIPEDAPPGTTAGLLRVSDADSGGNGEVQLHLPADVPFQIVPSFKNHYSLITSGPLDREEISQYKVMITATDSGSPPLSSQRNFLVNISDLNDNPPHFSQPAYETLVTENNALGLPIISISAFDPDLGQNSHLSYSLVEHIINGMPISSYVYVMENGTIYSGCSFDYEQTQQLAFQIQAKDNGSPPLCANVTVSIYIIDQNDNAPLVVYPVTKKGVLAQQPVPFSAKGGYLVTKVTAVDADSGHNAWVSYKLQQATDPSLFQVSSFTGEIRTVRALLEQDAPSQELVVEILDNGKPPLSATATLILNLEHEHELGTADLRESTMEQEGLSQLTLQLIIALITISGLSALAFVFLAMKCLKRLKGRHSDVGWTSDLKGRNSIPVGGHFDTFSVRLSQEEKMEFPTAFIGGDVVPPFTLLRPGQTHFSEGRNFRIATPVTQRDINNTGTLLACSLSQEPNEVRHEILFYNYVVQHPVIL